CAGCAGCTGTTGGCGGCGGCTGGTTTCTCCCATCCGACACACACCCGCATGAGCAATCATGGCTCGCTTGGCCGATGGATGGGGAGGTCCTCGGCCGTACCGAAGGAATGGCTGACGAGGGTCGCGCCGCTTGGGCATCCGTCGCCAACGCCGTCTCCGAGTTCGAACCGGTGAGCGTTGTCTGTCGCCCCGGCGACGAGGCCAAGGCCAGGCGGCTCCTCGCAGGCGACATCTCGCTGTACGTGAGTGCCCATACCGTTCCGTGGCTCAGAGAGACGGGACCGTCGTTTGTCCTCAACGGCGATGACCTCCTTGGCGCTGTCGACTGGGCAGGACAATACGATTCGGCTGGTGACACGCAAATCGCAAGCCGCATCGGCGAATGGGCAAGGGCAACGCGGGTCTCTTCACCGCTCCAAGCCTCGCCCTCCTGTTTCGCCGCGAACGGCAGCTCGACGGTACTTGCGCTCCGCAGCAGACGACTCGAAGGATCGTCGACGGGCCAGAAACGCCGTCACCTCGAAGAACAACTCCGCGAGGTGACCGGAACGGAGCACACTGTCTGGCTCCCCCAACCGCTCACGAGCGGACCGAGGGTTTCACGGGGAGAGCAGGCAGCACGTGTGGATGACCTTGCGGTGTTCGCGAGCAGCAACGTCGTCCTTGCTCACGATCAGCGGGACGCGCAGCATCCCGATTTCCTCGTGAGCAAGCAGCTGCGCCAGACGCTCAGTACTGCGAGAAATAGCGGTGGCGAGCCCTTTGAGCTGGTTTGGCTTCCTGCTCCAGAGACACTCCGCGACACCAATCGTTTTGTTTCATACAGCTATGTCAACCACTACGTCACCAATGATGCCGTAGTGCTCGGTACCTATCGGGACCCCAACGACGACGTTGCAGCCTCCATACTTGCCGATCGTTACGGCCTGGAGGTGGTTCGGGTGGATGCGCGTCCCCTCTTCGCACGGGGTGGCGGCGTGCGTTCGCTTGTTGTGCCACAGCCTCGGTCACAGCAACAGTAATAGCTTGCGTACACGACGACGGCCCGCCCCTCTGCTGAGGAACGGGCCGTCGTTGTGTATCGCTTAGTGGGCGGCGAGTGCGTGAGCCTTCAGCTGCTCGTATTCGGCCTGGCTGATGGAGCCGGCCTCAAGGAGCGCTTTTGCCTTCGCAATTTCG
The window above is part of the Lysinibacter cavernae genome. Proteins encoded here:
- a CDS encoding agmatine deiminase family protein, with amino-acid sequence MSQLDPFELLSAAASRAGVSIVEDTEQPPAAVGGGWFLPSDTHPHEQSWLAWPMDGEVLGRTEGMADEGRAAWASVANAVSEFEPVSVVCRPGDEAKARRLLAGDISLYVSAHTVPWLRETGPSFVLNGDDLLGAVDWAGQYDSAGDTQIASRIGEWARATRVSSPLQASPSCFAANGSSTVLALRSRRLEGSSTGQKRRHLEEQLREVTGTEHTVWLPQPLTSGPRVSRGEQAARVDDLAVFASSNVVLAHDQRDAQHPDFLVSKQLRQTLSTARNSGGEPFELVWLPAPETLRDTNRFVSYSYVNHYVTNDAVVLGTYRDPNDDVAASILADRYGLEVVRVDARPLFARGGGVRSLVVPQPRSQQQ